The Candidatus Phaeomarinobacter ectocarpi genome includes a region encoding these proteins:
- a CDS encoding ammonium transporter, whose product MGDLDPAAVSTALTGADVFFVLIGAILVFAMHGGFAFLEVGTVRRKNQVNALVKILVDFSISTITYFFIGYMVAYGTTFFMSAAILSGNAPGPDGVAFASSGLDLVKFFFLATFAAAIPAIISGGIAERAKFWPQAMATAVIVGLIYPFFEGMVWGGNYGLQDFMEANFGAQFHDFAGSVVVHAVGGWIALGAVLVLGPRLGRYKPGQSSAQGIPPSNIPWLAMGSWMLCIGWFGFNVMTAGSLEGVSGLVALNSLMAMVGGVMAAVIAGRNDPGFVHNGALAGLVAVCAGSDVMHPIGSLITGGVAGALFVITFQLAQNRWKIDDVLGVWPLHGICGAWGGIACGIFGLEALGGLGGVTLAAQFVGTVIGAGYALVLGYALYGALNATIGIRMSPEDEERGADLSIHSISAYPEEDLTSRS is encoded by the coding sequence ATGGGAGATCTGGACCCGGCCGCCGTATCTACGGCGCTGACCGGTGCTGACGTATTCTTTGTACTGATCGGCGCTATTCTGGTTTTTGCAATGCACGGGGGCTTCGCATTTCTTGAAGTCGGTACCGTTCGCCGCAAAAACCAGGTGAATGCACTTGTGAAAATTCTGGTGGATTTTTCTATCTCCACCATCACCTATTTCTTCATCGGCTACATGGTCGCCTATGGCACGACATTCTTCATGTCTGCCGCCATCCTGTCCGGCAACGCGCCCGGCCCCGATGGTGTCGCCTTTGCCTCGTCCGGCCTTGACCTGGTGAAGTTCTTCTTCCTTGCAACATTTGCGGCAGCCATTCCCGCCATCATTTCAGGCGGCATTGCCGAGCGCGCAAAGTTCTGGCCACAGGCCATGGCCACCGCGGTCATCGTTGGCCTCATTTATCCCTTCTTTGAAGGCATGGTGTGGGGCGGCAATTACGGCCTGCAGGATTTCATGGAGGCCAATTTCGGCGCGCAGTTCCATGACTTTGCAGGCTCAGTGGTTGTCCACGCCGTTGGCGGCTGGATCGCGCTTGGCGCCGTGCTGGTGCTCGGTCCACGCCTTGGTCGTTACAAGCCCGGCCAGTCATCAGCGCAGGGCATTCCGCCCTCCAACATTCCCTGGCTCGCCATGGGGTCCTGGATGCTCTGCATCGGTTGGTTCGGCTTCAACGTCATGACGGCCGGTTCCCTTGAAGGTGTGTCGGGCCTCGTTGCCCTCAACTCCCTCATGGCAATGGTCGGCGGCGTCATGGCAGCCGTCATTGCCGGCAGAAACGATCCGGGCTTCGTTCACAACGGTGCACTTGCAGGCCTTGTTGCTGTGTGTGCCGGCTCGGATGTGATGCACCCGATCGGCTCCCTCATCACCGGTGGTGTTGCCGGTGCCCTGTTCGTCATTACCTTCCAGCTGGCGCAGAACCGCTGGAAGATTGATGACGTGCTGGGCGTGTGGCCACTTCATGGTATTTGCGGTGCCTGGGGCGGTATCGCCTGCGGCATCTTCGGCCTTGAAGCACTGGGCGGACTTGGCGGCGTCACCCTGGCCGCACAATTTGTGGGGACGGTTATCGGTGCGGGTTACGCGCTGGTACTTGGCTATGCTCTTTACGGTGCACTCAATGCCACCATCGGCATCCGCATGTCACCGGAGGATGAAGAGCGCGGCGCGGATCTTTCGATCCACTCCATCTCTGCCTATCCAGAAGAGGACCTGACCTCCCGCTCCTAA
- a CDS encoding aminotransferase class I/II-fold pyridoxal phosphate-dependent enzyme, which yields MKTLNTPSLKAPDLSDTPTYLTRFDGMPESPFARLRALLDGIEAGSRTINLSLGEPRHPQPDFVMPALTAASAGFGKYPPALGTPEFRAACAGWLDRRYDLEGVIDANAMVLPANGTREALFNIGQVIAPASKMSSRTSDRPTFLLPNPFYQCYAAAALGAGADPVYLNTTVETGHLPDLDALSDKELDRAAALYICSPANPQGAAADTAYWVKLITLARAHNITIVADECYADIYTGTPPTGILEAAHKAGLGFANIITFHSLSKRNNLPGLRSGFSAGDPDLTSAFAKFRNLAAPQVPLPVMAVSIAAWNDDADAAANRALYDAKFSAAERIIGNRFGFKRPDGGFFLWLDMAEAGGGEKAALALWQEAGIRVLPGGYLSRDTKDGNPGTDYIRIALVGDEEETARALTRMTEIF from the coding sequence GTGAAAACGCTTAACACCCCGTCGCTGAAAGCCCCGGATTTGTCAGATACGCCGACCTATCTCACCCGTTTTGACGGCATGCCGGAATCGCCTTTTGCGCGATTGCGGGCCCTTTTGGACGGCATTGAGGCCGGCAGCCGGACCATAAATCTGTCCCTCGGCGAACCCCGTCACCCCCAGCCTGACTTCGTGATGCCGGCCCTGACCGCAGCATCCGCAGGTTTTGGAAAATACCCCCCGGCTCTTGGCACCCCTGAGTTTCGGGCGGCCTGCGCGGGCTGGCTGGACCGGCGCTACGACCTTGAAGGCGTGATAGATGCCAACGCCATGGTGTTGCCCGCCAATGGCACCCGCGAAGCCCTGTTCAACATCGGACAGGTGATCGCGCCGGCAAGCAAGATGAGCAGCCGGACATCTGACCGACCAACATTCCTCCTGCCCAACCCGTTTTATCAATGCTACGCCGCCGCCGCGCTGGGTGCAGGCGCGGACCCGGTCTATCTCAACACCACCGTCGAGACCGGCCACTTGCCGGACCTCGACGCCCTGTCAGACAAAGAGCTGGACCGCGCAGCAGCGCTCTACATCTGCTCCCCTGCCAATCCGCAGGGCGCCGCCGCCGATACGGCCTATTGGGTCAAGCTCATCACGCTGGCGCGCGCGCACAACATCACGATTGTTGCGGATGAGTGCTATGCGGACATCTACACGGGCACACCTCCAACGGGCATTCTGGAAGCCGCCCACAAAGCCGGGCTTGGCTTTGCCAACATCATCACCTTCCACTCTTTGTCCAAGCGCAACAATCTGCCTGGTCTGCGTTCTGGGTTTTCAGCCGGTGATCCTGACCTGACATCCGCCTTTGCCAAATTCCGAAATCTTGCAGCACCGCAGGTTCCCCTCCCTGTGATGGCCGTGAGCATCGCCGCGTGGAACGATGACGCAGACGCTGCGGCCAACCGCGCGCTGTATGACGCAAAGTTTTCAGCCGCTGAACGCATCATCGGCAATCGCTTCGGTTTCAAGCGGCCGGATGGCGGCTTCTTCCTGTGGCTTGATATGGCCGAAGCGGGCGGTGGTGAAAAAGCCGCCCTGGCCCTGTGGCAGGAGGCCGGTATTCGCGTATTGCCCGGCGGCTATCTGTCCCGGGACACCAAAGACGGCAATCCGGGTACAGACTATATTCGCATCGCCCTCGTTGGCGACGAAGAAGAAACGGCCCGCGCCCTGACCCGAATGACGGAGATCTTTTAG
- a CDS encoding P-II family nitrogen regulator: MKLVMAVIKPFKLDEVREALTSLGVQGLTVTEVKGFGRQKGHTEVYRGAEYAVSFLPKLKIEVVIKDEQVEQVVESIASNAKTGQIGDGKIFVYPIDQVMRIRTGETDGDAL; the protein is encoded by the coding sequence ATGAAACTGGTAATGGCAGTCATAAAGCCGTTCAAACTGGACGAAGTCCGCGAGGCACTGACCTCGCTCGGCGTTCAGGGTTTGACGGTGACGGAAGTAAAAGGCTTCGGACGGCAAAAAGGCCATACCGAAGTCTATCGCGGCGCTGAATACGCTGTGAGCTTCCTGCCGAAACTGAAAATCGAAGTCGTGATCAAGGACGAACAGGTCGAACAGGTTGTTGAAAGCATCGCTTCCAACGCCAAGACCGGTCAGATCGGCGACGGCAAAATCTTCGTGTACCCGATCGATCAAGTCATGCGTATCCGCACCGGCGAGACCGACGGCGACGCGCTCTAA
- a CDS encoding ammonium transporter gives MDNLKKLWGLAIAAALTSVMLVDPALAQEEAPPSTSPEEAYFVFNTLLFLIGGFLVMWMAAGFAMLEAGLVRSKNVAMQCTKNIALFSIAGLMYWLVGYNLMYDGVDGGYLGSFTWFAHPEHGAEDLTYAAGTSDWFFQMVFCATTASIVSGTVAERIKLWPFLIFVAILTGFIYPIQASWQWGGGWLSEAGFSDFAGSTLVHSTGGWAALVGAIILGARSGKYGPDGQINAIPGSSLPLATLGTFILWLGWFGFNGGSQLALGTLGDASDVSRIFANTNIAAAAGCVVAMVLTQVIYKKVDLTMALNGALAGLVSITAEPLTPTFASAALIGGAGGIIVVLTVPLLDRLHIDDVVGAIPVHLFAGIWGTMAVPLTNGDTNFAAQFIGVASIGAFVVVASLLFWLILRFTIGIRASAEEEMEGLDRSELGLEAYPEFGRGSQTI, from the coding sequence ATGGATAACCTGAAGAAACTCTGGGGCCTCGCCATTGCGGCAGCGCTCACAAGCGTGATGCTGGTAGACCCAGCACTCGCACAGGAAGAGGCACCGCCCTCGACCTCACCTGAAGAAGCCTATTTCGTATTCAACACATTGCTCTTCCTCATTGGCGGCTTCCTCGTCATGTGGATGGCAGCTGGCTTTGCCATGCTGGAAGCAGGCCTCGTGCGTTCAAAGAACGTGGCCATGCAGTGCACCAAGAACATCGCGTTGTTCTCAATCGCCGGTCTCATGTACTGGCTGGTTGGCTACAACCTGATGTATGACGGCGTCGATGGTGGTTACCTCGGCTCCTTCACATGGTTCGCTCATCCTGAGCACGGTGCTGAAGATCTGACATATGCCGCTGGCACATCTGACTGGTTCTTCCAGATGGTGTTCTGCGCAACCACCGCGTCCATCGTGTCCGGTACGGTTGCTGAGCGCATCAAGCTGTGGCCGTTCCTGATCTTCGTTGCCATCCTGACCGGCTTCATCTACCCGATCCAGGCTTCCTGGCAGTGGGGCGGCGGCTGGCTTTCAGAAGCTGGCTTCTCCGACTTTGCTGGTTCTACCCTCGTGCACTCCACGGGTGGCTGGGCAGCTCTTGTTGGTGCCATCATCCTTGGTGCCCGTTCAGGCAAGTACGGTCCTGATGGCCAGATCAACGCGATCCCTGGTTCATCACTGCCACTCGCCACACTGGGTACGTTCATCCTGTGGCTCGGCTGGTTCGGCTTCAATGGTGGTTCACAGCTTGCCCTTGGTACGCTGGGCGACGCCTCTGACGTGAGCCGCATCTTTGCCAACACCAACATTGCAGCTGCTGCAGGTTGTGTTGTGGCAATGGTCCTGACCCAGGTCATCTACAAGAAGGTCGACCTGACCATGGCACTGAACGGTGCACTTGCTGGTCTCGTCTCCATCACCGCTGAGCCTCTGACGCCAACCTTCGCGTCTGCTGCTCTGATTGGTGGTGCAGGTGGCATCATCGTGGTTCTCACGGTGCCGCTTCTTGACCGTCTCCACATCGACGATGTTGTCGGCGCCATCCCGGTTCACCTGTTCGCAGGCATCTGGGGCACAATGGCAGTTCCGCTCACCAATGGTGACACGAACTTCGCTGCACAGTTCATCGGTGTTGCATCTATCGGCGCCTTCGTAGTGGTAGCCAGCCTGCTGTTCTGGCTGATCCTCCGCTTCACGATTGGCATCCGGGCATCTGCTGAGGAAGAGATGGAGGGTCTCGACCGCTCCGAACTCGGCCTCGAAGCCTACCCGGAATTTGGTCGCGGTTCGCAGACCATCTAA